In the genome of Thermococcus stetteri, the window GATGAGCTTGTTGTCGCCGGCGATGCCTATAAAGTGCGTCTTAACTCCCTTCTCCTCGAGGATCTTGAAGAGGTGGGCGCTTATCTGGGCGTTGAGCCAGCCCTTTCCTCTGAACTGGGCCTTTTTCTCGCCGTTAAAGGCCGTCGCATCGTCCTTGAACTCCAGGATTACCTTCTCCTCATCCAGGGGGATTACCTTCTTGGCCTTGCCTTCGTAGACATCCACGATAATCACCATTTTCATGTAAAAAGCTTGGCCTTTTTAAGAATTTTTTGTCATTAAATTGTTAATACATGGGCAAAGCTTTTAAACACTGACCTGCAAAAATCTGGCGTATATGTGGGCTAGATAAACACCTTAAAATCAAAGAGAACTGGTCATAGAAAAGGCATCCGGTGAGAGCAATGCGCGAGAAGTGCGGGATCTTCGCGGCAGCCACAGAGAACGCACCGAAAAAGGCTTACTACGCCCTGATAGCCCTCCAGCACCGCGGCCAGGAGAGCGCTGGAATAAGCGTCTGGAAGCACAGGATAAGGACGGTATCGGGTTTGGGCCTCGTTCAGGATGTCTTCAACGGAAAGGCCCTCTCATCCCTCCGCTCCAACCTTGCCATTGCCCACGTCCGCTATTCGACTTCCGGTTCTCTCACAGAGACCCAGCCCCTTGAGACGGAGTGCTGTGGGAAGAGGATAGCAATAGCCCACAACGGCACCCTCACCAACTTTCTCCCCCTGAGAAGGAAGTACGAGGGTATGGGGGTTAGGTTCCACCACTCAGTAGACTCCGAACTCCTTGGGATTTCGTTTCTCCGACACCTTAAAGAGACCGGGGACGAGTTCGAGGCCATGAGAGGGGTGTTCAACGAGGTCAAGGGTGCTTACTCGGTTGCCCTCCTCTTCGACGGCAAAATCATCGTCGCGAGGGATCCCGTTGGGTTCAGGCCCCTGAGCTATGGAACAGGAGACGGCCACTACTTCGCGAGCGAGGACTCGGCCTTGAGGCTCTTCGTTGACGAAACCGAAGGCGGGGAAATCAGGGACGTTCAGCCCGGCGAAGTTTTCCTTATTTCAGAAGAGGGAGTGGAGAGCAGGGTTCTGGCGAAGGAGAGGCACCACCACTGCGTCTTCGAGTACATCTACTTCGCCCGGCCCGACAGCACAATAGACGGCGTGAACGTCTATCAGGCGAGGGTCAGGATGGGAATGGAGCTGGCGAGGGAAAGCCCCGCCGACGGGGACGTTGTGATAGCCGTTCCAGATTCCGGAAGGGCCGCCGCGCTGGGCTTTTCGATGGAGAGCGGGATTCCCTACTCCGAGGGACTGATAAAGAACCGCTACATAGGAAGGACTTTCATCACCCCCGGCCAGTTTTACCGCGAGCTCAAGGTCAAGCTCAAGCTCTCGCCGGTGAGGGAGGTAATAGATGGAAAAAGGGTTGTCCTCATCGATGATTCAATCGTCCGCGGAACCACTATGAGGAGGATAGTCTCCCTCCTAAGGAAGGCAGGTGCAAAAGAGGTGCACGTGAGGATCTCCTCGCCCCCGATAAGACACCCCTGCTACATGGGAATAGACCTCCCAACGAGGCACGAGCTGATAGCGGCCTTCGGGAGCGTTGAGAAGGTGCGGGAAGCGATAGGCGCCGACAGTCTCGCTTATTTGAGCGTTGAGGGTCTTATCAGGGCCGTTGGCAAGAAAGACCTCTGCCTGGCGTGTCTCACCGGGGAGTATCCGGAGTGGTCCTTCAGGTTTTACTGAATCGCTTCCTCAGGGCTTCAACAACTTTTTCACTGAAGCAGACTCCTTTGGCCCTGAGCTCAAGCAGAAGGGGTTCAAGATCTTCTTCCAAAAGACCCCTTTCTTTGGCGATGAAAAGCAACGCCAGGGTTCCCGCAACCTTTATCCCAAGGGACTTCGCTATGAGCCTCGGAATCTTCTCATCGAGAATCAGCAAAATCCGCGTTCAGCTCTCCGGCGAGCACTATGGCCTCGGCCTCTCCAATCTCGATCTCCCTCATGAGGATCTCAACGCTCAATCTGTCGTTTACGTCCTGAACCTTTATCCATTCTGCTTCTCTCACTTCTCGGGAGCCAGGGCGGCCTCTACCCTTCTCGACTACCTCTATCCATACGGCTCTGGGGATGATAATCTCGCCGAACAGCTCCCGTAGAAGTTCCAGTTTTCCAATCTTTGCGAGAGCTATCAGCGGCCCGGAGTCGGATACGACTATTATAACAACCTCTCCAGGGTTTCTATGTCCTCCTGGAGGTCTTCTTCAGTGTAGCTCAGGGGGACGCCTTTGGAGGCCAGAATTTCCATCATCTCTGCTTTGCTGACCCCGGCAATCTCTGCAGCCTTTCCAAGGCTAACTACACCCTCCCGATAGAGTTCAACGGCGAGGTATATCCTGACGAGCTTTGGTAGCTGTTTCTCATCGACTCTGAGGATTCGCGAGAGGTCTGAGGGAATGACAAAGGTAACCTCTCCCATCTTCCCACCGTATCCAGTTGTTTGTGGGGCCCTAAAAATATGTCGGCGGTGGATCGATTAGACCTTTCTGATCCTCGCCGCCGCGAACTTGAGCTCCGGCGTTCCGGCCTTGTTGAGCGCCGGGCTCGTCAGCCTGTTTACCTTGAAGTGGAATGGAACTACTACGAGCCCCCTGGGAACGTTTTCAACCTCTGCCCTCATCCTTATCTTCCCGCGCCTCGTCTCTATCTCAACCAAGTCCCCGCTCTTTATCCCAAGCCTCTCAGCGTCCTCACGGCTTATCAGTGCCCTCGGTTCTCCCATGAGCTTGACCAGGGAAGGGCTCCTCAGAGTCATCTCCCCCGTGTTGTAGTGGCCTATGAGTCTCACGGTTGTGAGGACGAAGGGGTAATCCTCGTCGGGGCTCTCCCAGGGTGCTATCCTTTCGACAGCCATGAAGCGGGCCTTTCCATCAGGCGTTGCAAACTCCCAGGTGTGGAGCCTCTTCTTAGGTAAGAAGATTCCTTCGCTCTTCTTCAGCTCCTCGACGCTCTTCTCCTCGAGCTCCGGGAAGAGCCTGAAGTACTCGGCGGTTATCTCCTCAACCGAGGTGTAGTTGAAACCCGGCAGACCGAGCACCCTTCCGAGCATCGTCAGTATCTCCCAGTCGGGCTTTGAGTCGTACGCTGGCTCGCAGGCCTTCTCGCTCCACTGGATTCTCCTCTCGCTGTTCATGTAGCTTCCAGCTTTCTCGCAGAACGCCGAAGCCGGCAGGAGGTAGTGGGCATAGCGGGCCGTTCTCGTGGGGAATATGTCCTGAGCGACGAGGAGGTCGAGCTTCCTCAAGGCCCTCCTCACCCTCGTGAAGTCGGCCTCGCTTACAGCAGGGTTCTCGCCGACGATGTAGAGGGCCTTCACGTCCCCCTTCTCCACCGCGTCCCACAGCTCGGTGAGGTAGAGACCTCTCTCAGTCGGGAGATCGTCGACGCCCCAGAGCCTCGCCACCCTCTTCCTGAACTTCTCGTCGGTGAGCGGGACGTAGCCGGGCAGGAACTCACTGAGGGCTCCCATGTATGCCGCTCCCTGGACGTTGTTCTGGCCGCGCATCGGGTAGAGACCGCCCCTCTCGCCGATGTAGCCGAGGAGAAGTGCGAGGTTTATCAGGGCTAAGGCGTTCTCAACTCCAGAAACGTGCTGAGTGATGCCCATTCCCCACATCACCGCCCCGCTTCCGGCGAGGGCGAACTCCCTTGCAACTTCCTCAATAGTTTCCGCCGGGACTCCGGTTACTATCTCGGCGTATTTTGGCGTGTACTTTTTGACCGCCATCCTTATCTCGGAGAAGCCGGTAGTTCTGCTCCTTATGAACTCCTCGTTGTAGAGCTCCTCCTCGATTATGACGTGGGCCAGCGCGTTGGCTAGGACTATGTCTGTCCCGGGCCTTATCACGAGCTTGTAATCCGCGAAGGCCATGCTCCTCGTCTCCCTCACGTCAACGGCGATTATCTTAGCACCGTTCCTCTTCGTCCTCAGGATGTAGTCCATAACGACTGGATGGGTCTCGGCTGGATTGTATCCCCAGATCAGGACGGATTTGAACTTCGTTATGTCCTCATAGGGGTTGGTCTGAGCTCCAGTGCCGAGGGAGAGCTTGAGGGCGTGGACAGAAGCTTCGTGGCAGAGCCTTGCACAGTTGTCTATGTTGTTCGTGCCGAAGAGGCGCGCTATCTTCTGGATTAGGTAGTTCTCCTCGTTGGAGACCTTGGAAGACGCCAGAAAGGCAACAGCATTGGGGCCGTAAAGCTCCCTTATCTCAAGAAGCTTTTTTGCTATCTCATCGATCGCCACTCCCCATGAAATCGGGACCATCGAGGAGCCGACTCTCTTGAGGGGCCTCTTGAGCCTTTCCCTCGACTTCACTATCTCCGTTGCGTGCAGGCCCTTCGGGCAGAGCTTCCCCCTGTTCGGCTCGCCCCTGTACGGTTTAACCTTCAGTGTAGTCGGGTCTATCAGGATGTTGCAGCCAAAGCCGCAGTATGGGCAGACGACCTTCCTCACGCTACCACCTGTTCGGCAAGAAAAAGTTAAAACTAAAAAGCTTTTTGGCTAAAATTGGAAAGAATTTGCCAATCAAAGCGCCTTCCTCAGGAAGTACTCGTGGACCCTCGTGTCGTCGGTAAGCTCAGGGTGGAACTCAAGGCCGATGATGTTGTCCTCCTCAACCCCGACGATTCTCTCCCCGAGCCAGGCTATCGGCTTAACCCTATCACTGAGGAGCTCCACTATCCTGGGAGCGCGGATGAAGACGCCGGTGAAGGCTTCATCGCTGAAGGCGAGCCTTATAGGTGCTTCAAAGCTGTCCACCTGCCTGCCGTAGGCGTTCCTGTTCACCTTCACGTCGAGTAGTTCAAGGAACTTCTGCTCCGGAGTGGCCCCAATAACTTCCTTGGAGAGCATTATCAAGCCGGCGCAGGTGCCCATGATGGGAAGCCCTTCCTCGCCTAGCTTCTTAACCGGCTCGAAGAGGCCGTTCTTGACCATGAGCCTTGATATGGTCGTACTCTCTCCACCTGGGATGATGATGGCGGAGATCCCCTCAAGCTGTTCCGGTTTCCTGAGCCAGATGACCTCTCCGGAGACGCCGAGGTTTTCAAGGGCCCTCCTGGCGGCCGTTATGTGCTCCTCAACGTCGCCCTGGAGGCCAATAACACCTACCTTGACCATGCTACCACCCCAAAAGAGTGAAAGAAGAGGTTCAAACGCCCCTCTCCTCAAGGCGAACCTCAAGCTCCTCTATGTCCTGTCCGTGCATCGGCTCGCCTATCTCCTTGCTGATCTCGACGAGAAGGTCCGGCTCGTCCCAGTGGTTTACAGCTTCAACTATGGCCCTGGCCATCTTGGGTGGGTTAGAGCTCTTGAAGATTCCAGAGCCTACGAAGACACCGTCCATGCCCATCTGCATCATCAGGGCAGCGTCGGCAGGAGTTGCGACTCCACCGGCCGCGAAGTTGACGACGGGAAGCCTTCCGAGCTTCTTTATCTCAAGGAGAACCTTGTAGAGGCCCTCAACGATCTCGCGGTAGGTGTAGTGGCCGTAGACGGGCTCGTTTTCAAGCACCTTCTGCGGAAGCCCGGCTATCTCCTTGACGTTGAGGGAAAGCCTGAGGTAGGGCTCCGCGAACTTCTCGGCAATGGCATAGACCTGTTCGTCGGTCATGGCCTGTATCTGCCTGATGCCCTCAGCCACGAGGCGGACGTGCCTCACAGCCTCGACGATGTTGCCGGTTCCTGCCTCGCCCTTGGTCCTTATCATGGCCGCGCCTTCCCATATCCTCCTGACCGCCTCGCCGAGGTTTCTCGCACCGCAGACGAAGGGAACGGTGAACTCGCGCTTGTCGATGTGGAAGAACGGGTCCGATGGCGTGAGGACTTCACTCTCGTCTATCATATCCACGCCGAGGGCCTCAAGTATCTTTGCCTCTGCGACGTGGCCGATCCTGACCTTGGCCATCACGGGAATTGTAACGGCGTCCATGATTTCCCGAATCTTCTCAATCGGGGCCATCCTGGCGACTCCGCCTACCTTTCTGATGTCGGCGGGAACGCGGTGAAGGGCCATAACTGAAACGGCACCTGCCTCCTCAGCTATTCTCGCCTGCTCCGCGTTGGTGACGTCCATTATGACGCCGCCTTTCACCATCTTTGCAAAGCCCCTCTTCAGTCTCTCAGTCCCCTTAGCCTGAATAATATCGAGCTTTCCCATAGTCTACACCTCGGTTATAAAAATCCTAAACCCTAGAATATAAGTCTTCCCGCAACAAACATAAACTTATGTCGAAGGATGTTCAAAAAATGCAGAGAAAGAGCGAAAAAGTTCATCAGAGCCTGCCGATTATTTCAAGGCTGACATCGAAGTTTTTGACCGAGTGCGTTAGGTAACCGAGGCTAATAACGTCAACGTCGAGCTTAGCGTATTCCGTTATGTTCTCGGGGGTTACTCCGCCGGAGACCTCTATCCTGACCCTCTTTCTCAGTCCCTCACGCTTCAGAGCCTCAACGACCTCCGCTATTTCATCCGGCTTCATATTGTCGAGCATGATCACATCTGCCCCCGCCCTGGCCGCCCTGAGTGCATCCTCAAGGCTCTCCACCTCGACCTCAACAACCTTGTAAACTGAGAACTCCTTCGCGCGCTTTATCGCCTCCTCAAGTGGAACGAGGGCGAGGTGGTTGTCCTTTATCAGTATCGCGTCGCTTAGGGAGAAGCGATGTGTTTCCCCGCCTCCAATGAGGAGTGCGCGCTTGTCAATCGGCTTGAGGAGTGTTTTCCTCGTCCCGGCAACTCTGACCTTCGGGTTCACCTTTTTGACCGTTTCAGAGAGCCTCCTGACCTCGGTCGCTATCCCGCTCATCCTGCCCATTATGTTCAGCGCCGTCCTCTCGACGAGGAGGATTGCCCTCGCGTTGCCCTCAAGCTCAAGGACGATGTCTCCTTTCTTAACCCTCTCCCCATCACGCTTTTTGACTTTAACTTTAACTCCAAAGTGCTCGAAGAGGGCATTCGCCTCCTCAATGCCCGCTATAACCCCATCCTGCTTCGCTATGATTACGGCCCTTGCACCCAGCTCCTCCGGAATAACCGCCTCACTCGTTACGTCCCCAAAGGTGGCATCTTCCTCGATGAACCTGAGCAGATAGCTGAGCGGAACCATAACCTTCACCTCCTCAAAACCCTCTCGTTTCCCCTTTATTTTGCTTTCCATGTTGAATTTCTGCGGGGAATAGTTTTTATTCTTTGAACGCAAAAATAGAAGGGGAAGTCATGATGATAAGAAAGGCTGTAATCCCTATAGGAGGGGAGGCCACAAGGCTCCGTCCGCTCACGATAGAGACTTCTAAGGGCCTCGTCAGGCTCCTGAACAAGCCCATCCTTGAGCATTCTATTCTGAGCCTCGCGAGGGACGGGATAGAGGAGGTCTACCTGGGCGTCAAGGGCTACGTGAACTACACCACTCTCTTTGACTACTTCCGCGAGGGCTACTGGCTGAAGAAGAAGTACGGACTTGAGAAAGAGGTCAGAATACGCTACATGCCGCGCTACGAGAGCAGGACCAACGGCGATGCCGTGTGGTACACGATGGTGTACTACGGGATAAAGGAGCCCGTCGTGGTCATCCAGGGGGACAACATCTACCAGCTCAATCTGCGGGATATGTTCGAGTGGCACAGGAAGAAGGATGCCTTCATGACGATAGCCCTTCAGTCCGTGGAAGACGTCACGGGCTTTGGGGTTGCCAAAATCGACGACGACTACCGCATTGAGTACTTCGTCGAGAAGCCCAGGCCGAAGGAAGCCCCCAGCAACCTCGCAAACACCGGAATCTACATCCTCTCCGAGAACTTCTGGGAGTTCCTCGACGAGGACTGGGCGGGGGAGATGAAGGAAACCGGAAGGCTGGACTTCGGGGGAGACGTAATTCCGGCCCTCATAGAGCACGGCTATGAGGTCTACGGCTATCCTATGGAGGGCTACTGGTTCGACGTCGGTACACCAGAGAGGTACCTCAACGCGGCCATGTACCTGCTCCACCACCTCTCGCCCGAGGACATTGAGGCGGTTGAAATAACGCACGACGTCTACATGCAGGGAAAATCGGAGATGTCCGAAAGCCTCAGGAGGAAGTTCAGGGAGATGATTAAGACCGGGAATATCCTCGTGGAGGGGAAGGTGCTCCTCGGAAGGCACATCAGCATTGGGAGAGGGACTGCACTCGAAGACGCCGTCATAGACAACTACACTATTGTGGGAAACAACTGTGAGATCCTCCGCTCCGTTGTCATGGACAGGGTAAAGCTCGGGGACAACGTCAGGATAGTGAACTCTATAATAGGCAGGCATGTAGAGATTGGGAACAACGTGAGGATAGTGAACTCTGTAATCGGGGACAACGCCGTTATCGAGGATAACGTGAGGATGTACAACGTCAAGATATGGCCGCACGAGTTCGTGGAGAAAGGGGCCACGCTGGAGCACTACACCGTTAGGACGGGGGTGCCGAGAAGATGATTAAGATTGGAGTAAAGCCAGTCTTATTAGTGGCGTATTCCTTTCTTGTTTTTCTCCTCGAAACCTATCTCGGAATCGGCAACTGGGGGATCATTGGCCTCTATATGATCACGCGGAGAGTAGGGCAGAACCCCTGTGTTCCCTTCTACTGCGTTACCTCAACCTGGATTCTCGCCGTTGCTATTTTAATAGCTCCGCTCATCTTCGGCTACCTCCTACTTGAGCGCTACGAAGCCCTGAGAGAGCACTCGAAAAGCCATATTCTCTTCGGCCTCCTCCTTGTTCCTGTTGGCCTTTGCAGAACTCTTAATTCTGGTGGTCTTGTAACGATGCTCTACTTCCTCTCCCTTGCAACCGGTTTGTCGTACCTCCTCCAGCGGAACTACTACGAAAAACACCTTCCCGAGCTCGCTCTAGTAGGTTTTACGTGGTTTTTGATAACACATGCACTGATGCTCAAGCCTTGGGCGTGCTGAGGAACTTTGATATCCTCACGCTTAACCCAATCGAAAGGTATTAATCCCTCGTGCCCAACTAATTTCGGTGGGAGAATGCACTACGAGGAAGTTGAGGTTCTCCTTCAAAGGTCAGAGGACTATATGGAGCTCGCCAACGCCGCTTTTGAGAATGAGAAGTACGATACTGCGATCTTCCTCGCGGAGCAGGCTCTCCAGTTTTACCTCAAAGCCCTGCTGATTAAATACGCTGATCTGAGGCTGAGGACTCACTCGGTAAGGGAGCTTCTGGCGGCCCTTGGGAAAGCCCTTGAGGCGGAGGAGAGTGTCGCTGGCTTCATAAGGTCGCACCGAAGCCTCCTGAGGGAGCTTGAGGATGCCTACATAGGGGCGAGGTACGAGCCGAGGCGCTACTACCGCGAGGACGCTGAGGAGCTTATTGAGTTCGTGGGGGAGATTTTTGACTTCGTGGAGGGCCTTGCAGATGACTTCGAGAGAAAAAGCCCTTGAGGCAATGATCGAGCGCGGGAGAAAGAGGTACCTCATGATAAAGAACTACAAGCGCTACCTTCCCGTGATAAAGAGGGCTTGCGAGGAAGTCTTTGGTGAGTGCGAGCTCTACGTCTTCGGTAGCGTCCTGACCGGGAAGTTTACGGCCGGGAGCGACGTTGACCTGCTGATAAAGGTGAGAGAAGTCCCAAAAAGCCTCCGCGAACGGGCAGAACTTGAGGCGAGAATAGAGGAGCTCGCGGGTCTGCCCGATTATCACCCCTTTGAGTTCCACATCGTCGATGAAGATGGGTTCAGGAGATACGCAAAACTGCTGAAAGCCGAACTGAAAAAAGTGGAATGAAACGAGTCTAGTCTCTCTTTTTTGCAATCCACAGGAGGAACAGTCCAGCCGCTATGAAGCCCACAAAGCTCGCACCATAGGGCAGCGTTGCATTGATGCTTGCCAACGCACCGGCTATGAACGGCGTCACAAGTCCGAGGACTCTGTTGTAGCTCGATATCGCCGCATGGAACTCGCTCGTCTTTTCTTTTGGAATCAGCCTGAAGAACCACGAGCGGTAGAAGGGGAACCACAGCGCGTTGCCGAAGTCTCCGATGGCGTAAACGGCCAATGCAAGCCAGAAGGATGGAGAGAGCGCCATTACGAATGCGTAGAGGGCGTTGAGGAACATCCCAAACGCTATCGCGTGGAAGCCCTTCCCCTTCGGAACGCGCTCGCTTGCGTATGTACCGACTATTCTCATCAAACTGCTCGCGACGATTATCAGGGTTACTTCGAAGACCGTCTTGTGTAAAACAAAGACGACGTAGTTTATGAGGATGAACCCCGGAGCGAGCCCCCACGCGAGGGTCAGGAGGGTCTCAAAGGCGAGGAGAACTTTAAACTCGCCCGCTTTGAATGTGAACCCTTCCGGACTTATCCTCTCCTCCTTCCCGACGCTTGGAAGGAAGAGCCAGAGGTAGGTGACCGTCACGACGGAGAAAAGGCCGAAGAAGATGAAGGTCAGCCGGTAGTGCTCCGGTTCAGTGTAGACGTAGCCGAGGAGGTAGCCCATTATCGGAAAGCTCACAATGGTCGCTATCTCGGGCAATCGGAGGTGCCAGGCAAATATCTCCTCGTACCTGTCCTCTGGATATATGATCTGCTCGTAGGCCCGATAGAGAGGATAGAGGAGCGTGGAGAGTTTCTCGACCGCCCGACCTCCGAAGAGTATCAGGGGCGCTATCGCTCCCTTGGCGAGGCCATACATGACGTAGGCTATTCCGTCGAGGATGTCTATCGCTATCAGGCCCTTTTTGATGTCCCAGCGGTTGAAGAGCCTGCCGAATATGTATGTGAGCGGAATGGCGGCGATGTTGACTATCATGAAGAACGCTCCGACTTCGAGGACGGAGTAACCCGTCATCATGAGGTAGAGCGGGAAGAGAATCCAGACTATCAGCCCAGGGGCTATTAGCGTGTGGTAGATCATGTAGGCCTTAGCCTCTCTCGGAATCTCGCTTCAGTGCATAGAAAGAGGTGAAAAACTTTGCATTTAAGCTTTTGGGTATTCGGCATGATGCGGCATGAGATTGAGCCTTGGCTTTCTTCTGCTCACCCTTGACCACAACCGCTAAATGGTTGAGCATCTAACTAAGGATCATGCCCGACGAAGACCTCGCCAGGGAAGTCCAGGAGCTCAGGGAGGCCCTTGAAGCGCTGAAGAAGAGCTTCGAGATAGTTTCGCACATGGCACAGTCCTACCTTCGGCTCCTCAACCTCTACGCCGAATACGGCGGGCTGAGCATAGACGTTGTTATTCCAGAGATAAAGCACGACCCGATAGCGAGGGAGATAGTTAAGATTCTCTTCGACCTAAGGAGGGCCAACGTGAGCCAGATAGCACGGGAGCTCAAGGGGAGGCGCGGGAAAGCATCGCGCAACACAGTCAGGGTAAAGCTTGAGGAGTTGAAGGAGCTGGGAGTTGTGAGGGAAGTACCGTCTGGGGGAAGCAAAGGCAAGGTCTACGCCCTCTCCCGCGATGTGGTCAGGAAGTGGTTAGAACTGATCGGAATGCCGATTAAGTTTGAGCACGCTAACGATTATTGAGGTGGTGGATATGGTAGGCACGGAGAAGATTGAGAAACTGATTGACGAGATCGTTGAGGAGATGAAGACTGCAAAGAGCCCGGAAGAGCTCGACGCCCTTCAGAGGAAGGTGGACATGCTGGAGGATCTCATAGATGCCATCGAGGGCGACAAGGACATCGAAAAGGCGGCCCAGCTGATGGACAAGGTAGGACCAATGGTGGAGAGCATTCTCGGTCCACTCAAGGAGCTCCTTAAGGAGCTCTACGACCCGGAGAAGATGGCAGCCATGGGCAAGAGCGTGGCCGAGTTCTACAAGAACCTCGTGGAGGCAGGCATGGACAAGGAGGCCGCCCTCGAGCTGACGAAGGAGTACATGGCCAGCATAAACGTTGCCAAAACCCTCACCGAGACCTTCGCAAACATGATGGCAAGCAAGGGCGGCAACGTGAGCGTTAACATCCCCTTCAGTCACAAAAAGGTCAGGGAAGTCGAGATTGAAGAAGAGGAGGAGAAGGAGGAGTGAGCTTAATTAGTTCTCTCCTTAAGCTTCTCTTTTTCCATATTCCCAGGTCTCTCTTCCAAATTGCTGGGATAGTTCGGATTGTCCGCAGGGGAAGGAGGGCCTTCAGGAAGGCCCTGAAGAGGGAAGGTCTTCCAGAGGATGTTGTTGATGTTCTCGTTGAGGAGTTCTTTGTTGAGGTTGACTGGAAGGAGCTAATTTTTAGAAAGGAAAGGGACTAAACCAGCCCTTTTCTGAACACCAGCACGTTCGGCTCGTCAGTCTCGTCCCAGAGGCTCAGACCGAGCCGCTTGAGGCCGGGCAGGACCGGCATCATGCTCGCCGGGAGCATGAGCTCAAAGGCTCCGTCCCTCTCCTTCGCCACCCACGCCATAGCCGGGAGCATGGCCTTTATGCACCCGAGGCCGAACGAGAGCGGCGTGAAAGTTGTTCTTCCCTTCTCGGCCAGGAACTTGAAGCCCGCTATTTCATAAACCTCTGCCCTCTTTCTCAGCCACTCAAGCGCTTCCCCGCCCCTGTGGACAAACTTCCAGCCGAGCGGTATTATGCCGAGCGTGAGATCCTCCATCGTCAGCTCCGCCTGCTCGGGCTCCACCGGCTCAAAGTTCTCAACCTTTCCGGCAAGGCTGAGGAAACGCGCGAGAACCCTAAAGCCGTCCTTCTTCGCCATCGCTATGCTCTCCCTGTTGAGGAAATACGTGGAGAATTCGAGGGCTTCTATTTTACCCTCTTCAGCCAGCTCCTTTCCTCTCTCGACTATGAAGTTGTGGAGCATTCTTCCAAAGCCTCTACCGCGGTAGTCCGGGTGTACTCTTAGCCCTTCCATCCAACCGACTTTCCTTGGCAGAAGGGTGAGCTTCGCCGTCCCTATTACCTTTCCTTCAAGCTCAAGGACGTAGAAGTTCCCGTCTTCAAGCCACTTGTCGAAGACGCGCGCTAAATAATCTTCACCGCCCCACGTCAGCCTCGCTATTTCCTCGATGAAGGGCTTATCTTCGGGTTTGGCCTCGCGGATGATGGGTTTCATAGCAGTTCACCTGGTAGGGGTTATTCAACTTCAGGTTTTAGGACTTTGGGCTTTCCACTCTTCTCGAATCAGCTCGTATAATAGCTCGTCTATGTATTTCCCATCGCTCCAAACGTGGTCCTTGAGCCTTCCCGCCGGGGCAAACCCGTTCTTTTCAAGAACCCTTATAGAAGC includes:
- a CDS encoding sugar phosphate nucleotidyltransferase, with amino-acid sequence MMIRKAVIPIGGEATRLRPLTIETSKGLVRLLNKPILEHSILSLARDGIEEVYLGVKGYVNYTTLFDYFREGYWLKKKYGLEKEVRIRYMPRYESRTNGDAVWYTMVYYGIKEPVVVIQGDNIYQLNLRDMFEWHRKKDAFMTIALQSVEDVTGFGVAKIDDDYRIEYFVEKPRPKEAPSNLANTGIYILSENFWEFLDEDWAGEMKETGRLDFGGDVIPALIEHGYEVYGYPMEGYWFDVGTPERYLNAAMYLLHHLSPEDIEAVEITHDVYMQGKSEMSESLRRKFREMIKTGNILVEGKVLLGRHISIGRGTALEDAVIDNYTIVGNNCEILRSVVMDRVKLGDNVRIVNSIIGRHVEIGNNVRIVNSVIGDNAVIEDNVRMYNVKIWPHEFVEKGATLEHYTVRTGVPRR
- a CDS encoding HEPN domain-containing protein — encoded protein: MHYEEVEVLLQRSEDYMELANAAFENEKYDTAIFLAEQALQFYLKALLIKYADLRLRTHSVRELLAALGKALEAEESVAGFIRSHRSLLRELEDAYIGARYEPRRYYREDAEELIEFVGEIFDFVEGLADDFERKSP
- a CDS encoding nucleotidyltransferase domain-containing protein, translating into MTSREKALEAMIERGRKRYLMIKNYKRYLPVIKRACEEVFGECELYVFGSVLTGKFTAGSDVDLLIKVREVPKSLRERAELEARIEELAGLPDYHPFEFHIVDEDGFRRYAKLLKAELKKVE
- a CDS encoding MFS transporter; amino-acid sequence: MIYHTLIAPGLIVWILFPLYLMMTGYSVLEVGAFFMIVNIAAIPLTYIFGRLFNRWDIKKGLIAIDILDGIAYVMYGLAKGAIAPLILFGGRAVEKLSTLLYPLYRAYEQIIYPEDRYEEIFAWHLRLPEIATIVSFPIMGYLLGYVYTEPEHYRLTFIFFGLFSVVTVTYLWLFLPSVGKEERISPEGFTFKAGEFKVLLAFETLLTLAWGLAPGFILINYVVFVLHKTVFEVTLIIVASSLMRIVGTYASERVPKGKGFHAIAFGMFLNALYAFVMALSPSFWLALAVYAIGDFGNALWFPFYRSWFFRLIPKEKTSEFHAAISSYNRVLGLVTPFIAGALASINATLPYGASFVGFIAAGLFLLWIAKKRD
- a CDS encoding helix-turn-helix transcriptional regulator, with amino-acid sequence MPDEDLAREVQELREALEALKKSFEIVSHMAQSYLRLLNLYAEYGGLSIDVVIPEIKHDPIAREIVKILFDLRRANVSQIARELKGRRGKASRNTVRVKLEELKELGVVREVPSGGSKGKVYALSRDVVRKWLELIGMPIKFEHANDY
- a CDS encoding GNAT family N-acetyltransferase, which produces MKPIIREAKPEDKPFIEEIARLTWGGEDYLARVFDKWLEDGNFYVLELEGKVIGTAKLTLLPRKVGWMEGLRVHPDYRGRGFGRMLHNFIVERGKELAEEGKIEALEFSTYFLNRESIAMAKKDGFRVLARFLSLAGKVENFEPVEPEQAELTMEDLTLGIIPLGWKFVHRGGEALEWLRKRAEVYEIAGFKFLAEKGRTTFTPLSFGLGCIKAMLPAMAWVAKERDGAFELMLPASMMPVLPGLKRLGLSLWDETDEPNVLVFRKGLV